The following proteins are co-located in the Callithrix jacchus isolate 240 chromosome 10, calJac240_pri, whole genome shotgun sequence genome:
- the LOC100389334 gene encoding LOW QUALITY PROTEIN: lysine-specific demethylase 4E (The sequence of the model RefSeq protein was modified relative to this genomic sequence to represent the inferred CDS: inserted 1 base in 1 codon), translating to MKSVHSVPQNTVCSIMTFYPTMEEFTDFNKYVAHMESQGAHQAGLAKVIPPKEWKARKTYDGIEDILVATPLQQVTSGQGGVFTQYHKKKKAMTVGNYRHLANSKKYQTPPHRNFDDLEQQYWKSHPGDSPIYGADISGSLFEENTTQWNLGHLGTILDLLEQECGVVIEGVNTPYLYFGMWKTTFAWHTEDMDLYSINYLHFGEPKTWYAVPPEHGQRLECLASELFPTISQGCEAFLRHKVALISPTVLKENEIPFSCMTQEAGEFIVTFPYGYHAGFNHGFNCAEAINFATPRWIDYGKVASQCSCGEARVTFSMDAFVRILQPESYELWKHRQDLAIADNTEHSVAESQELSSWRDDIVLRRAALGLRLLPNLTARCPTQPVSPGHHYNPKGRGTDAVPGSTFQSSAYYTQTQSLTLGTSAQVLLPYTGRQGSCGCGRHPREMEAEETTVQSAAKRCLSVGAGSKARSRKPRLQLADEDLMXRRASLSGGLQHLVKASGCCSVPDLQLLGPPLDPNGPMHPGPCLLSLNSTSSNFPDVVCMTPPNVIVPLIKLSRDTSGDWKSLVNMATVAAMDHTYASRVLAPTKFSRISWAPDSSAGAKARERYIAEFGDIFLQYMINLLDPCLLNIMPNVSVSLIPTPGIREDSRSAQL from the exons ATGAAGTCTGTGCACTCTGTTCCCCAGAACACAGTTTGTAGCATCATGACTTTTTACCCAACCATGGAAGAATTTACAGATTTCAACAAATATGTTGCTCACATGGAGTCCCAAGGCGCACACCAAGCTGGCCTCGCCAAGGTAATTCCACCCAAGGAATGGAAAGCCAGAAAGACTTACGATGGTATTGAAGACATCTTGGTCGCCACTCCCCTCCAGCAGGTGACCTCTGGGCAGGGAGGTGTGTTTACTCAAtaccataaaaagaagaaagccatgACAGTCGGGAATTATCGCCATTTGGCAAACAGTAAGAAATATCAGACTCCACCACACCGGAATTTCGACGATCTGGAGCAACAATACTGGAAGAGCCACCCCGGTGATTCACCAATTTATGGTGCTGATATTAGTGGCTCCTTATTTGAAGAAAACACTACACAGTGGAACCTAGGACACCTGGGAACAATTCTGGACCTGTTGGAGCAGGAATGTGGGGTGGTCATCGAGGGCGTCAACACCCCCTACCTGTACTTTGGCATGTGGAAGACCACATTTGCTTGGCACACGGAGGACATGGACCTTTACAGCATCAACTACCTGCACTTTGGGGAGCCCAAAACGTGGTACGCAGTGCCCCCAGAACATGGCCAGCGCCTGGAATGCCTGGCCAGCGAGCTTTTCCCAACAATTTCCCAGGGCTGTGAGGCCTTCCTGCGGCACAAGGTGGCCCTCATCTCTCCTACAGTTCTCAAAGAGAACGAGATTCCCTTCAGTTGcatgactcaggaggctggggagttCATTGTGACCTTTCCCTATGGCTATCATGCGGGCTTCAACCATGGCTTCAACTGTGCAGAGGCCATCAATTTTGCCACTCCACGATGGATTGATTATGGCAAAGTGGCTTCACAGTGTAGCTGTGGGGAGGCGAGGGTGACCTTTTCCATGGACGCCTTCGTGCGTATCCTGCAACCAGAGAGCTACGAGCTCTGGAAACACAGGCAAGACTTGGCCATTGCAGATAACACAGAGCACAGCGTTGCAGAAAGCCAAGAGCTGAGCAGCTGGAGAGATGACATAGTACTTAGGAGAGCTGCTCTGGGCCTGAGGTTACTCCCAAACCTCACGGCCAGGTGTCCCACACAGCCTGTGTCCCCAGGGCACCATTACAACCCAAAAGGCCGTGGCACTGATGCTGTGCCTGGATCCACATTCCAAAGCTCTGCATATTATACCCAGACCCAGTCACTTACCCTGGGGACATCAGCCCAGGTTCTTCTCCCTTACACTGGAAGACAGGGTTCTTGTGGTTGTGGTCGTCATCCTCGAGAAATGGAGGCTGAGGAGACAACTGTCCAGTCTGCAGCCAAGAGGTGCCTTTCAGTGGGTGCAGGGAGCAAAGCTCGAAGCCGCAAGCCTCGGCTCCAGCTTGCTGATGAAGATTTGA TCAGACGTGCCTCTTTGAGTGGGGGCCTTCAGCATCTTGTCAAGGCTTCTGGCTGTTGCTCTGTccctgatcttcaactcctggggCCCCCACTAGATCCTAATGGACCCATGCACCCTGGCCCGTGCCTGCTATCCCTCAATAGCACTTCTAGTAATTTCCCCGATGTTGTCTGCATGACTCCTCCCAATGTCATTGTGCCTTTGATTAAGTTGTCCAGGGACACTAGTGGGGACTGGAAATCTCTGGTGAACATGGCCACGGTTGCAGCAATGGACCACACTTATGCCTCTAGGGTTCTGGCCCCAACTAAGTTTTCCAGAATTTCTTGGGCCCCTGACTCATCTGCTGGGGCTAAAGCCAGAGAGAGATACATCGCTGAATTTGGGGATATTTTTCTCCAATACATGATCAATCTTCTGGACCCATGCCTATTAAATATCATGCCAAATGTCAGTGTCTCTCTTATCCCAACCCCAGGAATCAGAGAAGACTCCCGTTCAGCCCAATTGTGA
- the LOC118145664 gene encoding LOW QUALITY PROTEIN: serine/arginine-rich splicing factor 8-like (The sequence of the model RefSeq protein was modified relative to this genomic sequence to represent the inferred CDS: inserted 1 base in 1 codon; substituted 1 base at 1 genomic stop codon) — MLPRYKARIFGPWLHLEFSHQEETFLWVLEYSAWSWEFASCCSRALPAELGSLPLRPAFPGVPTQGATSREERGSHRQRPGQRQFPGPALGAVSCGPPHPNVDGMITLKVNNLTYGTSPDSPRRVGDMYIPREPHTKAPRVFAFFRFXDXRDVEVAEATVDAVGLHGCELQVQVSRHGRRGGPRSWSRGGGYGPWSRPRRRHHSRSRGPSCSRSLSQSPCRRSCYSRSPYSQSPYRGSRYRGSRYRGSRYRGSHYRGSHYS, encoded by the exons ATGTTGCCCAGGTATAAAGCCAGGATCTTTGGGCCCTGGCTTCATTTGGAGTTCAGCCACCAAGAGGAAACCTTCCTCTGGGTCCTGGAGTATTCGGCCTGGAGTTGGGAATTTGCGAGTTGCTGCTCCAGGGCGCTCCCTGCTGAGCTTGGCAGCCTGCCTCTTCGCCCAGCCTTTCCTGGCGTCCCCACGCAGGGCGCAACCTCTAGAGAGGAACGCGGGTCTCACCGCCAGCGGCCAGGTCAGCGCCAGTTCCCCGGCCCTGCTCTGGGAGCCGTGAGCTGCGGCCCTCCCCATCCCAACGTGGACGGCATGATCACCCTCAAGGTGAACAACCTGACCTATGGAACCTCTCCCGACAGCCCGAGGCGCGTGGGCGACATGTACATCCCGCGGGAGCCCCACACCAAGGCGCCCCGGGTCTTTGCCTTCTTCCGCT CCGACTAGCGCGATGTGGAAGTTGCCGAGGCCACAGTGGATGCTGTGGGGCTGCATGGATGTGAGCTGCAGGTGCAGGTGTCTCGCCATGGCCGCCGGGGGGGACCCCGCAGCTGGTCCCGGGGCGGTGGCTATGGACCGTGGAGCAGACCCAGGAGGCGACACCACAGCCGATCTCggggtcccagctgctccaggtcCCTAAGCCAATCTCCCTGCAGGAGGTCTTGCTACAGTCGCTCTCCCTACAGCCAATCTCCCTACAGAGGATCTCGCTACAGAGGATCTCGCTACAGAGGATCTCGCTACAGAGGATCTCACTACAGAGGATCTCACTACAGCTGA